From Rhodococcus antarcticus, the proteins below share one genomic window:
- the mobA gene encoding molybdenum cofactor guanylyltransferase: MGTDKALLELDGVPSVVRVVAALAHLGRVVVVAAQHQPLPRLAATVVRDERADTGPLHGLAIGLRAAAGAGAGVAVVCATDLPLLHPAVVDALLARLGDHDVLLPVVDGHEQPLAAVYRTSLAPVAGELVSAGERRLLAVLAGVDVRRIDGAELAGDPAVAAADPHLHSLRSANTPQEWSALAGLVAGR, from the coding sequence ATGGGCACCGACAAGGCGCTGCTCGAGCTCGACGGAGTGCCCTCCGTGGTCCGTGTCGTCGCCGCGCTCGCGCACCTGGGCCGGGTGGTCGTCGTCGCGGCCCAGCACCAGCCGCTGCCCCGGCTGGCCGCCACCGTCGTCCGCGACGAGAGGGCCGACACCGGTCCGCTGCACGGGCTCGCGATCGGGCTGCGTGCCGCGGCGGGTGCGGGGGCCGGCGTGGCGGTCGTCTGCGCCACCGACCTGCCGCTGCTGCACCCGGCCGTCGTCGACGCCCTGCTGGCCCGCCTCGGGGACCACGACGTGCTGCTGCCGGTGGTGGACGGGCACGAGCAGCCGTTGGCGGCGGTCTACCGCACCTCCCTGGCGCCGGTGGCCGGCGAGCTGGTCTCCGCGGGGGAGCGTCGGCTGCTGGCAGTCCTGGCCGGCGTGGACGTGCGTCGGATCGACGGTGCCGAGCTGGCCGGGGATCCCGCCGTCGCCGCCGCCGACCCCCACCTGCACTCCCTGCGCAGCGCCAACACCCCGCAGGAGTGGTCCGCGCTGGCGGGGCTCGTCGCCGGGCGCTGA
- a CDS encoding FdhF/YdeP family oxidoreductase, with the protein MTRPAPIKDIDEADLEVTKRKDYAAGVPAVAVSLKRGLEEMGLLRTTRTLLKLNQRDGFDCPGCAWPERPGGRKIAEFCENGAKAVSEEATLRRVTPKFFAEHSVEELRTKSGYWLGQQGRLTHPMVLREGATHYEPISWDGAFTLIADELNGLASPDEAIFYTSGRTSNEAAFTYQLFVRSFGTNNMPDCSNMCHESSGAALSSSIGIGKGSVSVTDVEEADLIIIAGQNPGTNHPRMLSNLEIAKGRGAKIVAINPLPEAGLRRFKDPQKVNGVLGSGVEMADEFLQIRLSGDLALFQALGRMLLEAEDANPGTVVDRAFIDEHCHGFAEYEAAIRTVDYDTVLEATGLQLSEIRTLADMMITSERTVLCWAMGLTQQKDAVATIEEAVNLLLLRGMMGKPGAGVCPVRGHSNVQGDRTMGIWEKMPDEFLDALDTEFRITSPREHGVDTVDAIRAMRDGAARVFVGMGGNFAHATSDTAVCEAALQGCSLTVQISTKLNRSHVVPGRTAIILPTLGRTERDVQASGKQKVSVEDSMSMVHLSRGGLEPASEYLRSEVSIVCRMALATLGEDHVVPWRTFEGDYDTIRDSVSRVITGFDDFNTRVRQPDGFLLPHPPRDSRSFPTTTGKANFATNPLTWLPTPEGRVILQTLRSHDQYNTTIYGLDDRYRGVKNARKVIFMNPADIASLGLVDEAAVNLVSEWTLADGTVEERRADGFRVVSYSTPQGNAAAYYPETNPLIPLDHVATTSNTPVSKGVVVRVEPVTV; encoded by the coding sequence ATGACACGCCCGGCACCCATCAAGGACATCGACGAAGCGGACCTGGAGGTCACCAAGCGCAAGGACTACGCGGCCGGAGTGCCCGCCGTCGCGGTCTCGCTCAAGCGCGGCCTCGAGGAGATGGGCCTGCTGCGCACCACCCGCACCCTTCTCAAGCTGAACCAGCGCGACGGGTTCGACTGCCCGGGCTGCGCGTGGCCGGAGCGCCCCGGTGGTCGCAAGATCGCCGAGTTCTGCGAGAACGGCGCCAAGGCGGTCTCCGAGGAGGCAACGCTGCGCCGTGTGACGCCGAAGTTCTTCGCCGAGCACTCCGTCGAGGAGCTGCGCACCAAGTCCGGCTACTGGCTGGGCCAGCAGGGGCGGCTGACGCACCCGATGGTGCTGCGCGAGGGCGCCACGCACTACGAGCCGATCAGCTGGGACGGCGCGTTCACCCTCATCGCCGACGAGCTCAACGGCCTGGCCAGCCCCGACGAGGCGATCTTCTACACCTCCGGGCGCACCAGCAACGAGGCCGCCTTCACCTACCAGCTGTTCGTCCGCAGCTTCGGCACCAACAACATGCCGGACTGCTCGAACATGTGCCACGAGTCCTCGGGGGCCGCCCTGAGCTCGAGCATCGGCATCGGCAAGGGCTCGGTCTCGGTCACCGACGTCGAGGAGGCCGACCTCATCATCATCGCGGGGCAGAACCCCGGCACCAACCACCCGCGGATGCTGTCCAACCTGGAGATCGCCAAGGGGCGCGGCGCGAAGATCGTGGCCATCAACCCGCTGCCCGAGGCCGGTCTGCGCCGCTTCAAGGACCCGCAGAAGGTCAACGGCGTCCTCGGCAGCGGCGTCGAGATGGCCGACGAGTTCCTGCAGATCCGCCTCTCGGGCGACCTGGCGCTGTTCCAGGCCCTCGGCCGGATGCTGCTCGAGGCCGAGGACGCGAACCCCGGCACCGTCGTGGACCGCGCGTTCATCGACGAGCACTGCCACGGCTTCGCCGAGTACGAGGCCGCGATCCGCACCGTGGACTACGACACCGTGCTCGAGGCCACCGGCCTGCAGCTCTCGGAGATCCGCACCCTCGCCGACATGATGATCACCTCCGAGCGCACCGTGCTCTGCTGGGCCATGGGCCTCACGCAGCAGAAGGACGCGGTCGCCACCATCGAGGAGGCCGTCAACCTGCTCCTGCTGCGCGGGATGATGGGCAAGCCGGGTGCCGGGGTGTGCCCCGTGCGCGGGCACTCCAACGTCCAGGGCGACCGCACCATGGGCATCTGGGAGAAGATGCCGGACGAGTTCCTCGACGCGCTGGACACCGAGTTCCGGATCACCAGCCCGCGCGAGCACGGGGTGGACACCGTCGACGCCATCCGGGCGATGCGCGACGGTGCGGCCCGGGTGTTCGTCGGGATGGGCGGCAACTTCGCCCACGCCACCTCCGACACCGCCGTGTGCGAGGCAGCCCTGCAGGGCTGCTCGCTGACCGTGCAGATCTCGACGAAGCTCAACCGGAGCCACGTGGTGCCGGGCCGCACCGCGATCATCCTGCCGACGCTGGGCCGCACCGAGCGCGACGTGCAGGCCAGCGGCAAGCAGAAGGTCTCCGTCGAGGACTCCATGTCGATGGTGCACCTCTCCCGCGGTGGCCTCGAGCCGGCCAGCGAGTACCTGCGCAGCGAGGTCTCCATCGTCTGCCGGATGGCCCTGGCGACCCTCGGCGAGGACCACGTCGTGCCCTGGCGCACCTTCGAGGGTGACTACGACACCATCCGAGACTCGGTCTCCAGGGTGATCACCGGCTTCGACGACTTCAACACCCGGGTCCGCCAGCCGGACGGCTTCCTGCTGCCCCACCCCCCGCGCGACTCGCGCAGCTTCCCGACGACGACGGGCAAGGCGAACTTCGCCACCAACCCGCTGACGTGGCTGCCGACGCCCGAGGGCCGGGTGATCCTGCAGACGCTGCGCAGCCACGACCAGTACAACACCACGATCTACGGACTCGACGACCGCTACCGGGGGGTGAAGAACGCCCGAAAGGTCATCTTCATGAACCCCGCCGACATCGCCTCGCTCGGTCTGGTGGACGAGGCGGCCGTCAACCTCGTCTCGGAGTGGACCCTCGCGGACGGCACCGTCGAGGAGCGCCGCGCGGACGGGTTCCGGGTGGTCTCCTACTCCACCCCGCAGGGCAACGCCGCGGCCTACTACCCCGAGACGAACCCGCTGATCCCGCTGGACCACGTGGCGACGACGTCCAACACGCCCGTGTCCAAGGGCGTGGTGGTCCGGGTGGAGCCCGTGACGGTCTGA
- a CDS encoding MFS transporter small subunit, translating into MSTNTARDTTGAAPAVVVVVAWLWVLLPFAYGVYELVLKVKNLFG; encoded by the coding sequence ATGAGCACCAACACTGCCCGCGACACCACCGGGGCCGCGCCCGCGGTGGTCGTCGTCGTCGCCTGGCTCTGGGTGCTGCTGCCCTTCGCCTACGGCGTCTACGAGCTCGTCCTCAAGGTGAAGAACCTGTTCGGCTGA